In the genome of Nocardioides seonyuensis, one region contains:
- a CDS encoding DUF4157 domain-containing protein, whose product MMKVPDRLEVTADRAADRAVSSAARTARPRVVRLPERGPGRALTDAESAFFEPRFGADFSTVRVITGSAARASSLAHGARAFTRGETITFGREPILSNPADRRLFAHELAHVVQQRRDPGLAGMVLRNPVGITKVVIAPAQGRIFVTLSDDRTFIMKLSSTSSPLPAGTYQGEHKTGSSKDLVRDPSGRAPGVSVIDFWASPPKGIPTWADLADSTYVLEVSNAGSPVDARTRKAPKDQTEGAGSSGKGKGAGSGGRGEGAGRDKGDGSASQGKKGGEKKSDVELPKETPAEKKAKVDAVLLRLKNLPDVGGKPMTQEQVAKLAEMSPAELDDVVKYLKNAAVESASPIDASAELDKYLALSASDRELLRVNQELMGDAQAGPLPANVRIALDSSAAANAQVAVQIEGLNKGMANLAAIKNKVTDPEVAAALKGADLDPIDLEKLPVFREMMMLEGLLAGASTKSPEIEASAKELTKSIAGIRDYVLEEITWLAAEIGAGYVIGMLLGPAGTAVAAGRAVMLINRLNNLRKFLVKIERVYSTYTKINSIISQVTSAWTTYQAFEAEFGRDLSRLEELLDLADDPNLDDEALEAAVVEASDLEDALVQRMLTQLENGTGMATLLAHFDIPSDIDQDGLRQILLNIPRGVREMDALLARYRASGRDLESVKLLSYKSVLVGALLYPFVGYLARVVGDELQRLMQDPGLGERLLGVISGAAGGRRAKYAAPGAAKTKLRLGGAKRPPRPRPKTTGKTPKSPKKVDKKKEDKKKEDKKDARQDDPSTRKKGDQDSPDAKGDDDAAAKKSQGSATSLEWLEVERKVSQLPGRHPEGITDRALRAQGRRIATRHSKVAGRVSVARVPRRGEWQLKIARKRAAGSGTPATATLKMGYRERWELGRKAIVAWVPSLPAHRRGIGEVRQEVQVHKDPFHYGSLGTEYVAAQGRRGGHRGVQIVGRMGRVPEREIAVVDDPTGLHTGLTRDDAIPLWWYKDRGWYRGNKGGLHLPTPGVTVPFPADVPARHRVALTSRTTVTIGVKKPRIIEVNSVIKRTRSHRIPSRQRQMREALVRVGVTGLETNDIDHVQDVGFGGDNEWDNLWPLDRDKNRWAFTGRWYRDSTILYLSRSRKTVQRGSLWDLVGKWFKVQGVATKPVNWGGRDGEGP is encoded by the coding sequence ATGATGAAGGTTCCCGATCGACTCGAGGTCACCGCCGACCGAGCCGCCGACCGAGCGGTGTCCTCGGCCGCGCGGACTGCTCGACCGCGCGTCGTACGACTTCCCGAGCGTGGCCCGGGGCGCGCCTTGACCGACGCCGAGTCGGCGTTCTTCGAACCGCGGTTCGGCGCCGACTTCTCCACCGTCCGGGTCATCACCGGTTCCGCGGCTCGTGCAAGCTCGCTCGCCCACGGGGCGCGGGCCTTCACCCGCGGCGAGACGATCACCTTCGGTCGGGAGCCGATCCTCTCCAACCCGGCGGATCGCCGGCTGTTCGCCCACGAGCTCGCTCACGTGGTCCAGCAGCGCCGAGACCCTGGTCTGGCCGGCATGGTGCTGCGCAACCCGGTGGGTATCACGAAGGTGGTGATCGCTCCGGCACAGGGCCGCATCTTCGTGACCCTCTCCGACGATCGCACGTTCATCATGAAGCTGAGCTCGACGTCGTCCCCCCTGCCCGCCGGAACCTACCAGGGCGAGCACAAGACGGGCAGCAGCAAGGACCTCGTTCGAGATCCCAGCGGCCGGGCTCCGGGTGTGAGCGTGATCGACTTCTGGGCCTCTCCGCCGAAGGGGATACCCACGTGGGCAGACCTCGCGGACTCGACCTACGTGCTCGAGGTGAGCAACGCCGGCTCCCCGGTGGACGCACGCACGCGGAAGGCGCCCAAGGACCAGACCGAGGGCGCCGGAAGCAGCGGCAAGGGCAAGGGGGCCGGGAGCGGGGGCCGCGGTGAAGGCGCAGGGCGGGACAAGGGCGATGGGTCCGCCTCACAGGGCAAGAAGGGGGGCGAGAAGAAGAGTGACGTCGAGCTCCCCAAGGAGACCCCGGCCGAGAAGAAGGCCAAGGTCGACGCCGTCCTGCTACGCCTCAAGAACCTCCCTGACGTGGGCGGAAAGCCGATGACCCAGGAGCAGGTCGCGAAGCTGGCCGAGATGTCGCCCGCAGAGCTCGACGACGTGGTGAAGTACCTCAAGAACGCTGCGGTGGAATCCGCCAGCCCGATCGACGCCTCCGCCGAGCTGGACAAGTACCTCGCCCTGAGCGCCAGCGACCGCGAGCTCCTGCGCGTCAACCAGGAGCTGATGGGTGACGCCCAAGCCGGGCCCCTGCCGGCCAACGTGCGCATCGCCCTGGACAGCTCGGCAGCAGCCAATGCGCAGGTAGCGGTCCAGATCGAAGGCCTAAACAAGGGAATGGCCAACCTGGCCGCCATCAAGAACAAGGTCACCGACCCTGAGGTGGCGGCAGCGCTGAAAGGTGCCGACCTCGACCCCATCGACCTCGAGAAGCTCCCGGTCTTCCGGGAGATGATGATGCTGGAGGGACTCCTCGCCGGGGCCAGCACGAAGTCCCCGGAGATCGAGGCCTCCGCCAAGGAGCTGACCAAGAGCATCGCGGGGATCCGCGACTACGTGCTAGAGGAGATCACCTGGCTGGCGGCCGAGATCGGTGCCGGCTACGTCATCGGCATGCTGCTGGGACCGGCCGGGACAGCCGTCGCCGCTGGACGAGCCGTGATGCTGATCAACAGGCTCAACAACCTGAGAAAGTTCCTGGTCAAGATCGAGCGGGTCTACTCGACCTACACAAAGATCAACTCGATCATCTCGCAGGTGACCAGCGCCTGGACGACGTACCAGGCATTCGAGGCTGAGTTCGGCAGAGACCTGTCCCGGCTCGAAGAGCTGCTGGACCTGGCCGACGACCCCAACCTTGACGACGAGGCCCTGGAGGCGGCCGTGGTCGAGGCGTCCGACCTCGAGGACGCGCTGGTGCAGCGGATGCTGACCCAGCTGGAGAACGGCACGGGGATGGCCACGTTGTTGGCACACTTCGACATCCCCTCCGACATCGATCAGGACGGGCTCCGGCAGATCCTGCTCAACATCCCGCGCGGGGTGCGAGAGATGGACGCACTGCTCGCGCGCTACCGCGCCAGTGGACGTGACCTGGAGTCGGTGAAGCTGCTCAGCTACAAGTCTGTGCTCGTCGGTGCACTGCTCTACCCCTTCGTCGGCTACCTGGCCCGCGTGGTCGGAGACGAGCTGCAGCGCCTAATGCAGGACCCAGGCCTGGGGGAACGGCTCCTCGGCGTCATCAGCGGGGCCGCCGGAGGTCGTCGGGCCAAGTACGCCGCTCCGGGTGCGGCGAAGACCAAGCTACGGCTCGGCGGCGCCAAGCGACCGCCCCGTCCCAGGCCCAAGACCACCGGCAAGACCCCCAAGAGCCCGAAGAAGGTCGACAAGAAGAAGGAAGACAAGAAGAAGGAAGACAAGAAGGACGCGCGGCAGGACGACCCGTCCACCCGGAAGAAGGGCGACCAGGACTCCCCGGACGCGAAGGGGGACGATGATGCCGCCGCCAAGAAGTCCCAGGGCAGCGCCACGTCGCTCGAATGGCTCGAGGTCGAGCGCAAGGTGAGCCAGCTCCCGGGCCGTCATCCCGAGGGGATCACCGACAGGGCTCTGCGCGCCCAGGGTCGAAGGATCGCCACGCGTCATTCGAAGGTGGCGGGCAGGGTCTCGGTGGCGCGCGTGCCCCGACGGGGCGAGTGGCAGCTGAAGATCGCTCGCAAGCGAGCGGCAGGAAGCGGTACTCCTGCGACCGCGACGTTGAAGATGGGCTACCGCGAGCGCTGGGAACTCGGCAGGAAGGCGATCGTCGCCTGGGTGCCGAGCCTGCCTGCCCACCGCCGCGGCATCGGGGAGGTGCGCCAGGAAGTCCAGGTACACAAGGATCCGTTCCACTACGGCTCGTTGGGCACCGAGTACGTCGCCGCGCAGGGCCGCCGGGGTGGACATCGTGGTGTGCAGATCGTCGGGCGGATGGGAAGGGTCCCCGAGCGCGAGATCGCCGTGGTCGACGACCCGACCGGACTGCACACCGGCCTGACGAGGGACGACGCGATCCCGTTGTGGTGGTACAAGGACCGGGGCTGGTACCGCGGCAACAAGGGCGGCCTGCACCTGCCGACACCAGGGGTCACCGTCCCGTTCCCGGCGGACGTCCCGGCCCGCCACCGAGTTGCCCTCACGAGCAGGACCACCGTCACTATCGGTGTCAAGAAGCCCCGCATCATCGAGGTGAACAGCGTCATCAAGCGGACCCGGTCCCACCGCATCCCATCTCGGCAGAGGCAGATGAGAGAGGCGCTGGTGAGGGTCGGCGTCACCGGACTCGAGACCAACGACATCGACCACGTCCAGGATGTCGGCTTCGGCGGGGACAACGAGTGGGACAACCTCTGGCCGCTCGACCGCGACAAGAACCGATGGGCGTTCACAGGTCGGTGGTACCGCGACTCCACGATCCTCTACCTCTCGAGAAGTCGGAAGACGGTGCAGCGGGGGAGCCTGTGGGACCTGGTCGGCAAGTGGTTCAAGGTCCAAGGCGTCGCCACGAAGCCCGTCAACTGGGGCGGCCGCGACGGGGAGGGGCCATGA